One window from the genome of Onychomys torridus chromosome 20, mOncTor1.1, whole genome shotgun sequence encodes:
- the LOC118571260 gene encoding serine/threonine-protein kinase PLK1-like, whose product MKVADKARKLARAPTDLQKARVQRDAGPSAPVAAPLLKKIPEVLVDKCSGCLYVRGRFLNSRRGWPNQCSVSIPEEAEDPACIPIFWVSQWVDQSKKYGLGYQLCDNSTGALFNDSTCLVLYNDGDSLQYIDQDGTESYPTMSSHPNSLMKKITLLKYFRNYMSEHLLKAGANMKAGANMKAGANMQAGVNTTPWEGDELAQLPYLKNGSAQATASFCTSAMALYRLTSSRCAGACTWGGWVGWKCCPFHPVWGLPPLCLDLRHQLSSSPTPFFPPRTTPNLSCAP is encoded by the exons ATGAAGGTAGCAGACAAAGCTAGAAAGCTGGCTCGAGCACCAACCGACCTTCAGAAAGCCCGGGTCCAGCGAGATGCAGGTCCCAGTGCCCCAGTGGCCGCCCCACTGTTGAAAAAGATTCCAGAGGTCTTAGTGGACAAATGCAGCGGGTGCCTTTATGTAAGGGGACGCTTTCTGA ACAGCAGAAGGGGCTGGCCTAACCAGTGCTCTGTTTCTATCCCAGAGGAGGCTGAGGATCCTGCATGCATCCCCATCTTCTGGGTCAGCCAGTGGGTAGACCAATCAAAGAAGTATGGACTTG GGTATCAGCTCTGTGACAACAGTACAGGGGCACTCTTCAATGACTCAACATGCCTTGTCCTCTACAACGATGGTGACAGCCTCCAGTACATAGACCAGGATGGCACGGAGTCCTACCCCACCATGAGCTCCCACCCTAACTCCTTGATGAAGAAG ATCACACTCCTCAAGTATTTCCGCAATTACATGAGTGAACACCTGCTGAAGGCAGGGGCCAACATGAAGGCAGGGGCCAACATGAAGGCAGGGGCCAATATGCAGGCAGGGGTCAACACAACACCCTGGGAAGGTGATGAGCTGGCCCAGCTGCCCTACCTGAAAAATGGCTCCGCACAAGCCACAGCATCCTTCTGTACCTCAGCAATGGCACTGTACAGATTAACTTCTTCCAGGTGTGCAGGGGCCTGTACTTGGGGTGGCTGGGTGGGGTGGAAGTGCTGTCCCTTTCACCCAGTGTGGGGCCTTCCTCCCCTTTGCCTCGACCTCAGGCACCAGCTGAGCTCTTCACCTACTCCCTTCTTCCCGCCAAGGACCACACCAAACTTATCCTGTGCCCCATGA